In Paraburkholderia phenazinium, the following are encoded in one genomic region:
- a CDS encoding amino acid ABC transporter ATP-binding protein, translated as MIKLENIEKFFGEHRVLSSVDLTLAPGNVTALIGPSGSGKSTLLRCVNLLEIPEGGSLELGEQRLEFSREHQPRRDAVLAIRRRTGMVFQNFQLFPHLTVQQNVMEGLLTVLKWDKARARERAHELLTKVGIAHKADAWPATLSGGQQQRVAIARALAPSPEVLLCDEPTSALDPGLAAEVVEVLKQLAKEGMTMLMATHDLRLAASIARDVVFLNNGVVVEAGASRQIFTQPRQAETARFVSTLTQTLPEAWAE; from the coding sequence ATGATCAAACTGGAAAACATCGAGAAGTTCTTTGGCGAACATCGGGTGTTGAGCTCGGTGGACCTCACGCTGGCCCCGGGCAATGTCACCGCATTGATCGGCCCGTCGGGCAGCGGCAAGAGCACGCTATTGCGCTGCGTGAACCTGCTCGAGATTCCCGAGGGCGGCTCGCTCGAACTGGGCGAGCAGCGCCTCGAATTCAGCCGCGAGCATCAGCCTCGGCGCGATGCCGTGCTCGCGATCCGGCGCCGCACCGGCATGGTGTTCCAGAACTTCCAGTTGTTCCCGCATCTGACGGTGCAGCAGAACGTGATGGAAGGTCTCCTGACGGTTCTGAAGTGGGACAAGGCACGGGCACGGGAACGTGCGCATGAATTGCTGACCAAGGTGGGCATCGCGCACAAGGCGGATGCATGGCCCGCGACGCTGTCCGGCGGCCAGCAGCAGCGGGTGGCGATTGCGCGGGCGTTGGCGCCTTCGCCGGAGGTGTTGCTGTGCGACGAGCCAACCTCGGCGCTCGATCCGGGCCTGGCTGCGGAGGTGGTGGAAGTCCTCAAGCAACTCGCGAAGGAAGGCATGACGATGCTGATGGCGACGCACGACCTGCGTCTGGCAGCGTCGATTGCACGCGACGTTGTGTTCCTGAACAACGGCGTGGTGGTGGAGGCGGGCGCTTCGCGGCAGATTTTTACGCAGCCTCGGCAAGCCGAGACTGCGCGTTTCGTGTCGACGCTCACGCAGACCTTGCCGGAGGCATGGGCCGAATGA
- a CDS encoding amino acid ABC transporter permease produces the protein MPAWLHLMAQSLWPLLYAGLVFTVPLTLASFALGLALAFAAALIRLFGPRWAVAIVRFYVWLIRGSPLLVQLFVIFYGLPNVGIVLDPLTAAIIGFSLNVGAYNSEVIRGVIESIPKGQWEAAYSMGMTRGQALRRAILPQAARVALPPLSNSFISLVKDTSLAAVLTVPEVFQAAQRIASVTYEPLILYSEAALVYLVFSSVLSSAQVKLEQRFGRHALFQAGQ, from the coding sequence ATGCCAGCCTGGTTGCATCTGATGGCGCAGTCGCTGTGGCCCCTGCTGTACGCGGGGCTCGTGTTCACTGTGCCGCTCACGCTCGCGTCGTTTGCGCTCGGCCTGGCGCTGGCGTTCGCCGCCGCGCTGATCCGCCTGTTTGGCCCGCGCTGGGCGGTGGCGATCGTCCGCTTCTACGTCTGGCTGATTCGCGGCTCGCCGTTGCTGGTGCAACTATTTGTGATCTTCTATGGCTTGCCGAACGTGGGGATCGTGCTCGACCCATTGACGGCGGCCATCATCGGTTTCTCGCTGAACGTCGGCGCGTATAACTCCGAGGTGATCCGCGGCGTCATCGAGTCGATTCCGAAAGGGCAGTGGGAAGCCGCCTATTCGATGGGGATGACGCGCGGCCAGGCACTGCGTCGCGCGATCCTGCCGCAGGCGGCGCGCGTCGCGTTGCCGCCGCTGTCCAACTCGTTTATCTCGCTCGTCAAGGACACCTCGCTCGCCGCGGTGCTGACCGTGCCCGAGGTGTTTCAGGCGGCGCAACGGATTGCCTCGGTGACGTACGAACCGCTGATCCTGTATTCGGAAGCGGCGCTGGTCTATCTGGTGTTCAGTTCCGTGTTGTCGTCGGCACAGGTGAAGCTCGAACAGCGCTTCGGCCGGCACGCGCTTTTCCAGGCAGGACAGTGA
- a CDS encoding amino acid ABC transporter substrate-binding protein, whose translation MKSIRSILLIALLQAAAATSAFAADELAQIKAAGVFKVGTEGTYAPFTYHDESGKLTGFDVEIATEIAKRLGVKPEFVEGKWDGLIAGLDVNRYDAVINEVAVTDARKVKYDFSTPYITSHAVLIVRSDNTTIKTFDDLKGKKSANTLTSNFGRIAKDHGADVVGVQGFNESIDLLTSGRVDATVNDSLSFLDFKKHKPDAQVKIAAVDASSDSDHSAVLLRKGDPALVEAVDKALADIKADGTYEKISQKYFGKDVSQ comes from the coding sequence ATGAAATCGATTCGTTCCATTCTGTTGATTGCGCTGCTGCAGGCGGCGGCCGCAACCTCGGCATTCGCCGCCGACGAACTCGCGCAGATCAAGGCAGCGGGTGTCTTCAAGGTCGGCACCGAAGGCACTTATGCACCGTTCACTTACCACGACGAATCGGGCAAGCTGACCGGCTTCGACGTGGAGATCGCCACCGAAATCGCGAAACGTCTCGGCGTGAAGCCGGAGTTCGTCGAAGGCAAGTGGGACGGCCTGATTGCCGGCCTCGACGTGAACCGCTACGACGCCGTGATCAACGAGGTCGCCGTCACCGATGCGCGCAAGGTCAAATACGACTTCTCGACCCCGTACATCACCTCGCACGCGGTGCTGATCGTGCGTTCGGACAACACGACCATCAAGACCTTCGACGACCTGAAGGGCAAGAAGTCGGCCAATACGCTGACCAGCAACTTCGGCAGGATTGCGAAAGACCACGGTGCGGATGTGGTGGGCGTGCAGGGCTTTAACGAATCGATCGACCTGCTGACCTCGGGGCGTGTCGATGCGACGGTCAACGATTCGCTGTCGTTCCTCGACTTCAAGAAGCACAAGCCGGACGCCCAGGTGAAGATTGCCGCGGTCGACGCTTCCAGCGATAGCGACCACTCGGCAGTGCTGCTGCGCAAGGGCGACCCGGCGCTGGTCGAGGCGGTCGACAAGGCGCTCGCCGACATCAAGGCGGACGGCACCTACGAAAAGATTTCGCAGAAGTATTTCGGCAAGGACGTCTCCCAGTAA
- a CDS encoding mechanosensitive ion channel family protein, with product MFGGIFHIVTDRDGNRHFYAYTDSAVVATLLVIALLLFILLTSALCYYLTRLIMLWIVGRLARGERRKWLQAAVKHKVFDRLAPLVPAYFVYLSAPLLSGLSFPVIYLLGPPLETLAACYMVLTTLRAAFAFLASIEDRYSHFPHAAERPIKSFLQVTTIVLYLAVLIALISLLLHRSPAYFLTGVSAMTALLIIIFRDSLLGFVASIQLAAYDMLRVGDWIEVPGFVADGTVIDIALNTIKVRNFDNSIVTIPSYVLLSNGVKNWRGMVESGGRRLKHEIHLDTDSIRFGDDELLAKLLTSTDLQTAPSATNDGQRLTNLGMFRRYLLAYFRQHPAIRTDMPLVVRLLQSTERGLPLEVFVFINDTDWESFEHIQSDMLDHVYGVLPQFGLRVWQKR from the coding sequence ATGTTCGGCGGCATCTTCCACATCGTGACGGACCGCGACGGCAACCGTCATTTCTACGCCTATACCGACAGCGCCGTCGTCGCCACGCTGCTCGTCATCGCGCTGCTGCTGTTCATCCTGCTGACCAGCGCGCTCTGCTACTACCTCACCCGCCTCATCATGCTGTGGATCGTCGGCCGGCTCGCGCGCGGCGAACGCCGCAAGTGGCTGCAGGCCGCCGTGAAGCACAAGGTGTTCGACCGCCTCGCGCCGCTCGTGCCCGCGTACTTCGTGTATCTGTCCGCCCCGCTGCTCTCGGGGCTGTCGTTTCCGGTGATCTACCTGCTGGGGCCGCCGCTCGAAACGCTCGCCGCGTGCTACATGGTGCTGACAACACTGCGCGCGGCCTTCGCGTTCCTCGCCAGCATTGAAGATCGCTACAGCCACTTTCCGCACGCCGCCGAGCGGCCGATCAAAAGCTTCCTGCAGGTCACCACCATCGTCCTGTATCTCGCGGTCCTGATCGCGCTTATCTCCCTGCTGCTGCATCGCTCGCCCGCGTATTTCCTCACCGGCGTGAGCGCGATGACCGCGCTCCTGATCATCATCTTCCGCGATTCGCTGCTGGGCTTTGTCGCCAGCATCCAGCTCGCCGCCTACGACATGCTGCGCGTGGGCGACTGGATCGAAGTGCCGGGCTTCGTCGCGGACGGCACCGTTATCGACATCGCGCTAAACACGATCAAGGTGCGCAATTTCGACAACTCCATTGTCACGATCCCCAGCTACGTATTGCTAAGCAATGGCGTCAAGAACTGGCGGGGCATGGTCGAATCCGGCGGGCGGCGTCTCAAGCATGAGATTCATCTGGACACGGATAGCATCCGCTTCGGCGATGACGAACTGCTCGCGAAACTGCTGACGAGCACGGATTTGCAGACAGCCCCGAGCGCGACGAACGACGGCCAGCGGTTGACCAATCTCGGCATGTTTCGCCGCTATCTGCTGGCGTATTTTCGTCAGCATCCCGCGATTCGCACCGATATGCCGCTGGTGGTCCGGCTGTTGCAATCGACCGAACGCGGCCTGCCGCTGGAGGTGTTCGTGTTCATCAACGACACCGATTGGGAGTCGTTCGAACACATCCAGTCGGACATGCTGGACCATGTTTATGGCGTTCTGCCGCAGTTCGGATTGCGCGTCTGGCAAAAGCGCTAA
- a CDS encoding dienelactone hydrolase family protein: MSRSILRIVLLLLVVPLIGLSRPSLAAPAIPAEDAPRAPLNEQVLDVPVATAPLVRLKVTLFMPSRGGPFPLVIVNHGTSPVPANAPRVGDNFIPYYFLSRGYAVAMPMMRGYAGSDGQMRPHGCDIVALGLDAAHDIRKVLDYVKQQPGIDASRIVVAGKSMGGWNTLAFGALGPDDVKGLMSFAGGVKESDCRSPDASLISGAQQLGAHTKLRSIWFFGDNDQIFAAPTWQAMFRQYTAAGAHAELVDYGVFQKDAHAMTASAAGLPLWVQRADTFLAGIGMPSQEMDPEYLPQRARAASAYADINDLDAVPYLSDKQRDTLYRGFLAAPLPRAIAIGATSAVWSSGGFDPGQSVLDHCWKLTRYCQLYAVDNTVVWPRLDGQPPATKFAALADSTAVPYLNAQGRQAYTRFLGTRYPRAFAIAPDGAWGAGSGVDPINDALVACSSGHSGCRLYAVNRDVVWVR; this comes from the coding sequence ATGTCGCGCTCGATCTTGCGAATCGTTTTGCTTCTTCTCGTGGTGCCGCTGATCGGGTTGTCGCGGCCCAGCCTGGCCGCTCCGGCGATTCCCGCCGAGGACGCGCCGCGCGCGCCGCTCAATGAGCAGGTTCTCGACGTACCTGTGGCGACTGCCCCGCTGGTGCGCCTGAAGGTGACGTTGTTCATGCCCTCGCGCGGCGGACCGTTTCCGCTTGTCATCGTGAATCACGGCACGTCGCCGGTGCCGGCCAACGCACCGCGCGTCGGCGACAACTTCATTCCCTACTATTTCCTCTCGCGCGGTTACGCGGTCGCCATGCCGATGATGCGCGGCTACGCCGGCTCGGACGGGCAGATGCGCCCGCATGGCTGCGACATCGTCGCGCTGGGTCTCGATGCGGCCCACGACATTCGCAAGGTGCTCGACTACGTCAAGCAGCAGCCCGGCATCGACGCTTCGCGTATCGTCGTGGCCGGCAAGAGCATGGGCGGGTGGAACACGCTGGCATTCGGCGCGCTCGGTCCGGATGACGTCAAGGGACTCATGAGCTTCGCGGGCGGCGTGAAAGAATCCGATTGCCGCAGCCCGGACGCGAGCCTGATTAGCGGCGCACAACAGCTCGGCGCGCATACGAAGCTGCGCTCGATCTGGTTCTTCGGCGACAACGATCAGATCTTTGCCGCGCCGACCTGGCAGGCGATGTTCAGGCAGTACACCGCCGCGGGCGCTCATGCCGAACTGGTCGACTATGGCGTGTTCCAGAAGGACGCCCACGCGATGACGGCTTCGGCGGCGGGTCTGCCGCTCTGGGTGCAGCGGGCCGATACGTTTCTCGCCGGCATCGGCATGCCGAGCCAGGAGATGGACCCGGAATATCTGCCGCAGCGGGCGCGCGCGGCGAGCGCCTATGCGGATATCAACGACCTCGACGCCGTGCCGTACCTGAGCGACAAGCAGCGCGATACGCTCTATCGCGGCTTTCTGGCGGCACCGCTGCCGCGTGCGATTGCGATCGGGGCGACGAGTGCTGTCTGGAGTTCGGGCGGGTTCGATCCGGGGCAGAGCGTGCTGGACCACTGCTGGAAGCTGACGCGTTACTGCCAGCTCTATGCGGTCGATAACACCGTCGTCTGGCCGCGGCTCGACGGTCAGCCGCCGGCGACGAAGTTCGCCGCGCTGGCCGACAGCACGGCCGTGCCTTATCTGAATGCACAAGGTCGTCAGGCCTACACACGATTCCTGGGTACGCGCTATCCGCGTGCCTTTGCGATTGCGCCGGACGGCGCATGGGGAGCGGGATCGGGCGTCGATCCGATCAACGATGCGCTGGTGGCCTGCAGCAGCGGCCATAGCGGTTGCCGGCTGTACGCGGTGAACCGCGACGTGGTGTGGGTGCGTTAG
- the hydA gene encoding dihydropyrimidinase, whose product MTTLIRGGTVIDADRSWRADVLCADPQDGGTILQIGPDLEAPAGASMVDAHGQYVMPGGIDPHTHMELPFMGTTASDDFYTGTAAGLSGGTTSIIDFVIPSPRQSLMEAFQSWRGWAEKASADYGFHVAVTWWDESVHRDMGTLVHEHGVSSFKHFMAYKNAIMADDEVLVNSFARSLELGALPTVHAENGELVFQLQRQLLARGITGPEAHPLSRPPEVEGEAANRAIRIAQVLGVPVYIVHVSSKDAADAIARARSEGLRVFGEVLPGHLVIDEAVYRDPDWTRAAAHVMSPPFRSAEHREALWSGLQAGQLHTTATDHCVFCASQKAMGREDFTKIPNGCGGVEDRMSVLWHHGVNSGRLTPNEFVRITSTNAAQIFNLYPRKGAVQVGADADIVVWDPAATKTISVKTHHQKVDFNVFEGMTVQGVATHTLTRGALAWTDGDLRAVRGAGQYLKRPPNAAYFDAIRVANKLKEPHAVER is encoded by the coding sequence ATGACGACCCTGATTCGCGGCGGCACGGTAATCGACGCGGACCGTAGCTGGCGGGCGGACGTGTTGTGCGCGGACCCGCAGGACGGCGGCACGATCCTGCAGATCGGCCCGGACCTCGAGGCGCCGGCGGGCGCGTCGATGGTGGACGCGCATGGACAGTACGTGATGCCGGGCGGCATCGATCCGCATACGCACATGGAGTTGCCCTTCATGGGCACCACCGCCAGCGACGATTTCTATACGGGCACGGCGGCGGGCCTCTCGGGCGGCACCACCAGCATCATCGACTTCGTGATTCCGAGCCCGCGCCAGTCGCTGATGGAGGCGTTTCAGTCGTGGCGCGGCTGGGCCGAGAAGGCCTCGGCCGATTACGGCTTTCACGTCGCGGTGACGTGGTGGGACGAATCGGTGCATCGCGACATGGGCACGCTCGTGCATGAACATGGCGTGTCGAGCTTCAAGCACTTCATGGCCTACAAGAACGCCATCATGGCCGACGACGAAGTGCTGGTGAACAGCTTCGCGCGTTCGCTCGAGCTTGGCGCGTTGCCTACCGTGCATGCGGAAAACGGCGAACTGGTGTTCCAGTTGCAGCGGCAATTGCTGGCGCGCGGCATCACCGGGCCGGAAGCGCATCCGCTCTCGCGGCCGCCCGAAGTGGAGGGCGAGGCGGCCAACCGGGCGATCCGGATTGCGCAGGTGCTGGGCGTGCCGGTCTATATCGTGCATGTGTCGTCCAAAGACGCCGCCGATGCGATTGCGCGGGCGCGCAGCGAGGGCCTGCGGGTGTTCGGCGAAGTCTTGCCGGGGCACCTGGTGATCGACGAAGCGGTCTATCGCGATCCCGACTGGACCCGTGCGGCGGCCCACGTGATGAGCCCGCCGTTCCGTTCGGCCGAGCACCGCGAGGCGTTGTGGAGCGGACTGCAGGCGGGCCAACTGCATACCACCGCGACCGATCACTGCGTGTTCTGCGCATCGCAAAAGGCCATGGGACGCGAGGACTTCACGAAGATTCCGAACGGCTGCGGCGGTGTCGAGGATCGCATGTCGGTGCTCTGGCATCACGGCGTGAATTCGGGGCGTCTGACGCCGAACGAATTCGTGCGCATCACGTCGACCAACGCCGCGCAGATCTTCAACCTGTATCCGCGCAAAGGCGCGGTACAAGTGGGCGCCGACGCGGACATCGTCGTGTGGGACCCGGCTGCGACGAAGACCATCTCGGTCAAGACGCATCACCAGAAGGTGGACTTCAATGTGTTCGAGGGCATGACGGTGCAGGGCGTGGCAACGCATACGCTGACGCGCGGCGCGCTGGCGTGGACGGACGGCGATCTGCGGGCGGTGCGCGGCGCGGGTCAGTATCTGAAGCGTCCGCCGAACGCGGCTTACTTCGATGCGATCCGGGTGGCCAACAAGCTCAAGGAGCCGCATGCGGTTGAGCGGTAA
- a CDS encoding NCS1 family nucleobase:cation symporter-1 — MKQTAQPVDPQLAAGAQSSSLYNDDLAPTGVAQRTWKWYHFAALWVGMVMNIASYMLAAGLTEQGMSPWQAVVTVLLGNLIVLVPMLLIGHAGAKHGIPYAVLVRSSFGTQGAKLPAMLRAIVACGWYGIQTWLGGSAIYTLLNILTGNALHGDALPLLDISLGQLACFLVFWALQIYFIVHGTDSIRWLESWSAPIKVVMCIALVWWATSKAGGIGSMLSAPSQFVAGGKKEGLFWVTFWPGLTAMVGFWATLALNIPDFTRFARSQRDQIIGQSIGLPAPMALLSVISVVVTSATVVIYGKAIWDPIDLTSRMTGIGVGVALVILTLDTMCCNLAANLVGPAYDFSSLWPKGISYRVGGMITATIAIVMMPWKILATTQGYIFTWLVGYSALLGPVAGILMVDYFLIRGTRLDPRELFDENGEYSYTGGWNIGAVVALLVGVLPNLPGFLHTAFPAAFPNVPAFFNTLYTYAWFVGLALASIVYSAWMKFSKGPSARVASA; from the coding sequence ATGAAGCAGACCGCGCAACCCGTCGATCCGCAGCTAGCGGCCGGCGCGCAAAGCAGTAGTCTTTACAACGACGACCTGGCTCCAACCGGTGTCGCGCAGCGCACGTGGAAGTGGTATCACTTCGCGGCGCTGTGGGTGGGGATGGTCATGAATATCGCGTCCTACATGCTTGCGGCCGGCTTGACGGAGCAGGGCATGTCGCCGTGGCAGGCGGTGGTGACCGTGCTGCTCGGCAACCTGATCGTGCTGGTGCCGATGCTGCTGATCGGCCATGCGGGCGCCAAGCACGGCATTCCGTATGCGGTGCTGGTGCGCTCTTCGTTCGGCACCCAGGGGGCCAAACTGCCCGCCATGCTGCGGGCGATCGTGGCGTGCGGCTGGTATGGGATTCAAACCTGGCTCGGCGGCAGCGCCATCTACACGCTGCTCAATATCCTCACCGGCAATGCGCTGCATGGCGACGCGTTGCCGCTCCTCGATATTTCGCTCGGACAACTGGCGTGCTTTCTCGTCTTCTGGGCCCTGCAGATTTACTTCATCGTGCACGGCACGGATTCGATCCGCTGGCTCGAAAGCTGGTCCGCGCCGATCAAGGTGGTGATGTGTATCGCGCTCGTCTGGTGGGCCACCTCGAAGGCCGGCGGGATCGGTTCGATGCTGTCGGCGCCGTCGCAGTTCGTGGCCGGCGGCAAGAAGGAGGGGCTGTTCTGGGTGACCTTCTGGCCTGGGCTGACCGCGATGGTCGGCTTCTGGGCCACGCTCGCGCTGAACATTCCTGACTTCACGCGCTTTGCCCGTTCGCAGCGCGATCAGATCATCGGCCAGTCGATCGGCCTGCCGGCGCCGATGGCCTTGCTCTCGGTGATCTCCGTGGTGGTGACCTCGGCCACCGTGGTGATCTACGGCAAGGCCATCTGGGATCCTATCGATCTCACCAGCCGCATGACCGGCATCGGCGTTGGCGTTGCCCTGGTGATCCTGACGCTCGACACGATGTGCTGCAACCTCGCGGCCAATCTCGTCGGGCCTGCTTATGATTTTTCGAGCCTGTGGCCGAAGGGCATTTCGTATCGCGTGGGCGGCATGATCACCGCGACCATTGCGATCGTGATGATGCCGTGGAAGATTCTGGCCACGACGCAAGGCTATATCTTCACGTGGCTGGTGGGCTATTCGGCCTTGCTTGGCCCCGTTGCGGGCATTCTGATGGTCGATTACTTCCTGATTCGCGGCACGCGGCTCGATCCGCGCGAACTGTTCGACGAAAACGGCGAGTACAGTTATACGGGCGGCTGGAATATCGGCGCCGTGGTGGCGTTGCTGGTGGGGGTGTTGCCGAATCTGCCGGGCTTTTTGCATACCGCGTTTCCAGCGGCGTTCCCGAACGTGCCGGCATTCTTCAATACGCTCTACACGTATGCGTGGTTCGTCGGCCTCGCGCTCGCATCCATCGTCTACAGCGCCTGGATGAAGTTCAGTAAAGGCCCGAGTGCGCGGGTTGCCAGCGCATGA
- the preA gene encoding NAD-dependent dihydropyrimidine dehydrogenase subunit PreA, whose amino-acid sequence MADLRCTIAGITSPNPFWLASAPPTDKAYNVNRAFEAGWGGVVWKTLGLDPHVVNVSSRYGAVQWNGQRIAGLNNIELITDRPLDVNLREIAQVKRDWPDRALIVSLMVPCNERDWKWILPLVEDTGADAVELNFGCPHGMSERGMGAAVGQVPEYVEMVTRWVKEGTKLPCLVKLTPNISDIRTGSRAAYKGGADGVSLINTINSIVGVDLDVMAPMPIVDGKGTHGGYCGPAVKPIALNMVAEIARDVETPGLPISGIGGISTWRDAAEFIVLGAGSVQVCTAAMHYGFRIVSDLTDGLSNWMDEKGYATLDEIRGRAVPNVTDWKYLNLKYDIKARIDQDKCIQCGLCHIACEDTSHQAITREKDGVRHFEVVDSECVGCNLCMHVCPVEQCITMERVDAGEYANWTTHPNNPARVDAGAPEAAPQATAKAA is encoded by the coding sequence ATGGCCGATCTGCGCTGTACGATTGCCGGCATCACGTCGCCGAATCCCTTCTGGCTCGCGTCCGCGCCGCCGACCGACAAGGCCTATAACGTCAACCGCGCTTTCGAAGCAGGCTGGGGCGGGGTGGTGTGGAAAACCCTCGGTCTCGACCCGCATGTGGTCAACGTCAGCTCGCGCTACGGCGCGGTGCAATGGAACGGCCAACGTATCGCAGGCCTGAACAATATCGAGCTGATCACCGACCGGCCGCTCGACGTCAACCTGCGCGAGATCGCCCAGGTCAAGCGCGACTGGCCGGATCGCGCGCTGATCGTTTCGCTGATGGTGCCGTGCAACGAACGCGACTGGAAGTGGATCCTGCCGCTCGTCGAAGACACCGGCGCCGATGCGGTGGAACTGAACTTCGGTTGCCCGCACGGCATGAGCGAGCGCGGCATGGGCGCCGCAGTGGGACAGGTGCCCGAATACGTGGAGATGGTCACGCGCTGGGTCAAGGAGGGCACGAAGCTGCCGTGCCTCGTCAAGCTCACGCCCAACATCAGCGATATCCGCACAGGCTCGCGCGCGGCCTATAAGGGCGGCGCCGATGGCGTGTCGCTGATCAACACGATCAACTCGATCGTCGGCGTGGATCTGGATGTGATGGCGCCCATGCCGATCGTGGATGGCAAGGGCACGCACGGAGGCTACTGCGGCCCGGCCGTCAAGCCGATTGCGCTGAACATGGTGGCGGAAATCGCGCGCGACGTCGAAACGCCGGGGCTGCCGATCTCCGGCATCGGCGGCATTTCGACATGGCGCGATGCGGCGGAATTCATCGTGCTGGGTGCGGGTAGCGTGCAGGTCTGTACGGCGGCGATGCACTACGGCTTTCGGATCGTCTCGGACCTGACCGACGGCCTGTCGAACTGGATGGACGAGAAAGGCTACGCCACGCTCGACGAGATTCGCGGCCGCGCCGTACCCAACGTCACGGACTGGAAGTACCTGAATCTCAAGTACGACATCAAGGCGCGCATCGATCAGGACAAGTGCATCCAGTGCGGGCTGTGCCATATCGCCTGCGAAGACACCTCGCACCAGGCCATTACGCGCGAAAAGGATGGCGTCCGGCATTTTGAAGTGGTGGACTCCGAATGTGTCGGGTGTAACTTATGCATGCACGTCTGCCCGGTCGAGCAGTGCATCACGATGGAACGTGTCGACGCCGGCGAGTACGCGAACTGGACCACTCATCCGAACAACCCGGCGCGCGTGGATGCAGGCGCGCCGGAAGCGGCACCGCAGGCCACTGCAAAGGCGGCCTGA
- a CDS encoding NAD(P)-dependent oxidoreductase, whose protein sequence is MAIKHTGDIAPQRLSPEQLSCEFADIAPLLDPAAAAVAASRCHYCYDAPCIQACPTQIDIPSFIRKIGNGNLKGAAVDILSANPLGGMCARVCPTEILCEGACVRNHQDEKPVAIGALQRHATDWAMAQGVELFRRAADTGRHVAVVGAGPAGLACAHRLALAGHRVTIYDARAKAGGLNEYGIAAYKTVDDFAQREVAWLCSVGGIEIEHGVALGRDVTLDALRKQHDAVFLALGLTGVRELALAGEDLGGVLNAVDFIEQVRQASDLATVPVGRRVVVIGGGNTAVDAAVQSHKLGATSVTMVYRRGVETMSATWAEREFAQSQGVTLITHAKPLRLTGGDGNVTGVEFERTSAEGTERFVVEADMVLKAIGQTLVAVGVEHELLTLDGSRIAVEANGQTSLPDVWAGGDCAATGGVDLTVQAVQDGKQAAAAIDAHFARTAIKAA, encoded by the coding sequence ATGGCCATCAAGCATACCGGCGACATTGCCCCGCAGCGCCTGTCGCCCGAGCAGCTCTCCTGCGAATTCGCCGACATCGCGCCCTTGCTCGACCCGGCCGCCGCAGCGGTGGCGGCGAGCCGTTGCCATTACTGCTACGACGCGCCGTGCATTCAGGCGTGCCCGACGCAGATCGACATTCCCAGTTTCATCCGCAAGATCGGCAACGGCAATCTGAAGGGCGCGGCCGTGGACATTCTCTCGGCGAATCCGCTGGGTGGCATGTGTGCGCGCGTTTGCCCGACCGAGATCCTGTGTGAAGGTGCATGCGTGCGCAACCATCAGGACGAAAAGCCGGTGGCAATCGGCGCGCTGCAACGTCATGCGACGGATTGGGCCATGGCGCAGGGCGTCGAGCTCTTCAGGCGCGCGGCGGACACGGGCCGTCACGTTGCGGTGGTCGGCGCGGGGCCGGCGGGTCTGGCATGCGCGCATCGCCTCGCGCTCGCCGGTCATCGCGTGACGATCTACGACGCTCGCGCGAAGGCAGGAGGCCTTAACGAATACGGCATCGCGGCGTACAAGACCGTCGACGATTTTGCCCAGCGCGAAGTGGCGTGGCTGTGCTCGGTGGGCGGCATTGAAATCGAACACGGTGTGGCGCTCGGACGCGACGTGACGCTCGACGCGCTGCGCAAGCAGCATGACGCGGTGTTTCTGGCGCTTGGCCTCACCGGTGTGCGCGAGTTGGCGCTGGCAGGCGAAGACCTCGGCGGGGTGCTGAACGCCGTGGATTTCATCGAGCAGGTGCGTCAGGCGAGCGATCTCGCCACCGTGCCGGTGGGACGCCGCGTCGTCGTGATCGGCGGCGGCAATACGGCCGTGGACGCGGCCGTGCAAAGCCACAAGCTGGGCGCAACGAGCGTGACGATGGTCTATCGCCGCGGCGTGGAAACGATGAGCGCCACGTGGGCCGAACGCGAGTTCGCGCAGAGCCAGGGTGTCACGCTGATTACGCATGCGAAGCCGCTGCGGCTAACCGGCGGTGACGGCAATGTCACGGGCGTCGAATTCGAGCGTACGTCGGCGGAAGGCACGGAACGTTTCGTGGTGGAGGCGGACATGGTGCTGAAGGCGATCGGCCAGACGTTGGTGGCGGTGGGCGTGGAGCATGAGTTGCTGACGCTCGACGGCAGCCGGATTGCCGTCGAGGCAAACGGACAGACCTCATTGCCGGATGTGTGGGCGGGCGGCGATTGCGCCGCGACGGGCGGGGTCGATCTGACGGTGCAGGCGGTGCAGGACGGCAAGCAGGCCGCCGCCGCCATCGACGCTCACTTTGCCCGTACGGCGATCAAGGCCGCTTAA